The nucleotide window CGCAGGCCGCCCGAGATGAAGCCGCCCGTAGCTGCCAACTCCTCGGCCGGAACGGCAAGTTGGATGTCCGGGAAGCGGGCGAAGAGAGCCGGCAGGGCGATCCGGGCCTCCATCCGGGCCAGCGGGGCGCCCAGGCAGTGGTGGACGCCGTGGCCGAAGGCGAGGTGCTCGGGGTCGGAGCGCCGGATGTCGAACTCGGCGGCGGTCTCCCCGTGGAAGGCGGGGTCTCGGCCGGCCGCGGCGTACCCCGGGAGGATCGCCTCACCCTTGCGGATGGTGGGACCGTCCGGGATGTCGATGTCCTCGACGGCGAACCGCAGCGGCAGGCTGGCGATGCTGGGCGCCCAGCGCAGGGTCTCCTCGATGACGTCCTTCCAGGAGACCTGGCCCGAGAGCACCAGCGCGAGCTGCCCGGGGTGGGTGAGCAGGGCATGGACGGCATTGCCCAGCAGGTCGACGGTGGTCTCGTGACCGGCGCCGATGACCAGCAGCAGGGTGTCGAGCAGCTCCCGCTCGGTCATCCGCCGGCCGTCGTCGTCCCGGGCGGAGACCAGCAGGCTGGTCAGGTCGTCGGCCGGGTTCTCGCGCTTGGCCGCGACCAGTTCACCGAGCAGCTCATAGACCGCCGCGGCGGTGGCACCGGCCTGTTCCGGGGTGGCCGTGGTGTCCATGATGGCCTCGACGAGACGCGCGAGTTCGACGCGCGCCGCGCCCTCCGGGAAGCCGAACAGCTCGCAGATGACCTGCATGGGCAGCGGGTGGTTGAAGCGCGCCCGCAGGTCCAGCGGCTCGCCCGCCGGGTGGGCGGCGAGCTCGGCCAGTAAGCCCTGCGTGATGCCCTCCACCCGCGGGAGGATGGCCTCGGTACGGCGGGCGGTGAACGCCGGGGCGATCAGCTTGCGCAGCCGCCGGTGGTCCGCGCCGTACGCGGTGAACATGTTGGTGACGCCGATCCAGGACTGCAGCCAGCTGTTGCGGACCTCCTCGCGCTGCCATTCCGGCCAGTGGTCCCGCGGGTTCTTGGAGACCCGGTCGTCGGTCAGCAGCTGCTTGAGCAGGGTGTGGCTGGTGACCGTCCACGCCTCGATGCCGCCCGGCAGTTCGGTGCGGGCCACCGGGCCTAGCGCGCGGAGGCGGGCTGCCTCTCCGTGGATGTCGCTTCCGACCGGGTCGATGACGTAGGGCCGCTGTCCCTGTTGTGCCACGGCGTTGCTCCTGCCTGGTCGGGGGTGATGGGCGTGAAGCGGGCCGGCAGCGCCACCAGGGCCCGGTGGAACGCGCCGTTGCGCCACTGCAGCGTGGAGGAGTCCACGGCGAGTTCGATGTCGGAGAGCCAGGCGGTCAGCCGCTCGATCGCGGTGGTGGCGATCAGCAGGGCGTGCCGCTTCACGGGGCAGGCGTGCGGACCGGCCGCCCAGGACAGGTGCGAGCCGCCCCCGGAGCCGGGACCGGTCTGCCCGGTGGTGTCGAACTGGCTGTTGGCGGCCGCGTACGACACCATCACCAGCTGCCCCTTGCGCACCCAGGTGCCGTGGAAGAACACATCGCGGACCGGGTAGTGGGCGGAGTAGTTGGTCAGTGGCGGGTCGTTCCACAGCACCTCGTTGATCGCGTCGTGCGCGGTGAGCGCGCCGCCGGACAGGGTGTTGTAGTACCGGTCGTCGGA belongs to Streptomyces sp. NBC_01454 and includes:
- a CDS encoding cytochrome P450 family protein; amino-acid sequence: MAQQGQRPYVIDPVGSDIHGEAARLRALGPVARTELPGGIEAWTVTSHTLLKQLLTDDRVSKNPRDHWPEWQREEVRNSWLQSWIGVTNMFTAYGADHRRLRKLIAPAFTARRTEAILPRVEGITQGLLAELAAHPAGEPLDLRARFNHPLPMQVICELFGFPEGAARVELARLVEAIMDTTATPEQAGATAAAVYELLGELVAAKRENPADDLTSLLVSARDDDGRRMTERELLDTLLLVIGAGHETTVDLLGNAVHALLTHPGQLALVLSGQVSWKDVIEETLRWAPSIASLPLRFAVEDIDIPDGPTIRKGEAILPGYAAAGRDPAFHGETAAEFDIRRSDPEHLAFGHGVHHCLGAPLARMEARIALPALFARFPDIQLAVPAEELAATGGFISGGLRSLPVRLTTG